In Setaria italica strain Yugu1 chromosome IX, Setaria_italica_v2.0, whole genome shotgun sequence, the genomic stretch GGGTataccagcattcttcaagaaTGTGGTGTTGGAGCTGTTCTGCGAGAGGACCTTGGAAACCACATCAGCACTAGGCAATGATGGTTGTCCATCAGCAACAGGTTCTGCCCTCATAGTTTCCATTGACGCCTGTGAAATGCAAAGATGAACTATTAGTATACTGATTATAGTAAAAAAAAGGTTTATATTAAACAAACTGGTAACAAAGACATATTGGATAACTGCTACTAAATAGTGTTAATATAACACACCATTGAAAGACAGGGGCAGCCATGAATGTTACAACTATATGATGCAACATGTACAGAGAAGTGTTGGAGAAAGAAGAACAAAAGTCTAGAAGAAGGATTTGATAAATGGTTTACAAATCATGTAAGTTAATGGTATATTATCATTTATGGAAGTGACTGACGTAACAATACACTCAACTTTATATGTTTGGCTGTAGATCGTGAAGCTAACCTAATGAAGATGGACATAATTGTAGGAAAACATGTGTATTATAGGGATGCAGGTGAAATGAACACGTAGAGATTCAATGCTGGTACTGACTTGTTGAGCATGGCAACCAACAGAAATAAAAATTCTAAATGTCCAGCAAATTAGCTAATTCCTGGAAAAGCAAATAAGCATGTACAGGGACTTACAACTGCTTCTCTAGCCGCGTCACTCATACCCTTCTTGCGGCTGGTATGGCAGACCTTGAAGGCTTCCACTGCATCGACTTCTTTGTCAGCTTCATCAACTTGTTCCTGGGGTTCATCCTCGTTGACTTCAGCGGGTTATGCATCCTTGTTCTTGTACTAATGTACCAAAATGGAGGTTAGACAAACAGCAAAACCACTTAACTTATTCAAGAAACTAGAACAATGAAAAGGGAACATTAGAAGACTGTTGACACTTACATATGAATGTAATTGTGCAACGTAGCAGCGAGATCCTGTTGCTTGAGGCCACCTGACTCTAGTCCGGTTTTGCTTGTTCTGATTAGAAACTGCCTGCAAGATATGTATGTGTTAGTATCTATCACAAGTACATACTTGAAAGCACAGAGCGATTCTATGAACTTTTGTTGAGTTCGATTATGTCTGAGTGCATGTACACTCTACATCACAGAGCGTTGTTATCTACATTTTATCTCTTCATCATCAATTGCACTGAAGTTCATGCTCCGCAGGCGCGGGGTAGCGTGCCAATCTTGCTAGTTATTTAGGTTTGTTAAGGCTTTAAGGCGCTCCTAAGGTTAActgtcatgtttttttttctcacagTATCTTCACACAGCTGAATTTGCAATGTGTGAAGGGTTGTTTCCTACACATGATCTTTCAACAAGGTCTTAATCATGGAAGGAGTAAGCAAGGGCAGATCCAGCGTAGGGGCTGGGGGGCTGAAACCCCCCTACCCCATGAATCCATGGAGCCCCCCAAAGCCCCTCCTACAAATTTCAGCCATAgttgaaggaggaagaaaaggtggaagaagaagggaaagagaggagggaggaagatgTTAGCCGGGTGGGTGCAGTGAGTTCAGCCTCGCAATCTTGGGCCATTTGTGGTTGCTGGCCGGATCTTCCCCGAGTCAACCAAGGGCGTAATTGGATGGCTGGGCCTTCCCAGCCCGCGCCGCATCCATGATTAGTTGCATGCAATGGTTGCATGCATGTATGGATACAGGTTGTTGCAAGCTGTTGTTTGGTTTGCTGCATAGCTAGCGTCCCAACAACTTTTCTTCTCTGTACGCTTCCCCAAACGGCTCGTTTTTGCACACGCGAGCCAAGCTTGCTGGAAACAGCCGATTCTCACATTTCAAGGAGCCTCACCGCGAGGACCTCTTTGCATGCCGAGAGCCTGGCTCGGTGGCCGGAGCAGCCGAGCAGGCAACCAAACTGCCACTCCCTACATCTCGTGAGTCTGGTTCACCTGCGTGCAGGGAACCAATCAGGTCCCAAGCTATCCGCCCAGCCTTTTCCCCTcgtctccttcttccttcctcctctaccCGTATAATCAGCATTGGGCCGCGCCGCATACTTGCTCGGCCCCCTTGTCGTCGCAGCATGCGGTAACTTGTTTTCACCGCACTGAGCTTTTTTTGCTGGAGGCAAGCGGTGGGAATACCGGAACAGGAGGTGTACAGTTTTTTTGACCCTAGTGACaatcctatccatcttacgTCAGCAGCGCAAGGCGTGCGgctttggggtgtttgggaggagggggctaaattttagcccccgtcacgtcgaatgtttggacactaattaggagtattaaacctagactaattacaaaactaattacacaacctctaggctaaatcgcgagacgaatctattaagcctaattagtccatgatttgacaatgtggtgctacagtaaccattcgctaatgatgaattaattagggttaatagattcgtctcgcgatttagcataggggttctgcaattagttttgtaattagcttatgtttagtccttctaataagtatccgaacatccgatgtgacagggctaaaatttagctcctggtatccaaacgcccctAGCCATAGATCATTGCCTCGTTGGCATCGGCCAGGAAGCCTCCGACAGCACCGGCAATCATCTATGCTGATTTGTTCGATTTCGTGCAGCACAAGAAgtccgagagagagagagtatcaAAGAGTGATTCGGTGGAACTCGGTGAAAACCGAATACCAAAATGCTCGACTTTTTTTATTCTGATTCACACCGACCGGCTTCTGATTTTTGCACACTGAATCAACTGAACCCAACTGTCGATTTTACCCGATGCCCAGCCCTGATCACAACAGCAGAGCAACATACACACAACGACGGTGCAGCCTAGACTCAAAGGAAACCTGGTGAACAAAACAAGGCTACCAAACCCGGAAGAACAACAGAAAATGGACAAGAGGACACTACAAAAGATCGTTCATCGGAGAGCTGCGCCTCGGGGACTTATGAACTCCTCCACCCAAGCTCTGGTTTTGATCTCCGTCCTCAGCTCATCCATGTGGTGTTGATCTCCGGCCTTCAACCGCATGCACCGTTTCTGCAAGCAAAGCAAATATTTTGGACATGATCTTAGTTGGTGATCAAATCAAAAGTTCAAAACCCTCCCAATCGAATTTATTTCTGGAAGCCCACGTGACTCAGCACACATGGTCGAAATTGAAGTTATATCTGTCACACCTCAACGGGATCTAGCTAGGCCTCAAGGAAATCTTGCATACTAGGGCGTCCTGTCCCAGCCTAACGCTTCTTTAATGTTACAGTTAAAAAGATATGATTCACGCCATTAGGTTAGCCGCATAGAGAACATCTATAATCCCCCTTTCACTCTTTCAGTGCTTTCTTCTTCAAAGCAGTTTCCGTCTGCAACCTGTTTTGAAAGGCAAGCCACATAAAGGATTTCAGCTTCATGGGCATCCTCTTGTTTTCCACAACTTCCTCATGCGGCTTTGTAACCCCTATTGAACGACATGTACCTTTACATTGACATGGATGATAGAGAAATCTGGGACgtactttttttaatatatgatATTGTTCCCCATTCAAGTTCACCCCTTCGAGTAGCAGAAGCAGGTTATCCATTaattcttccatttcttcagggGCCAGATGTTCTGCGGAATTCCACGGTTCATTCCCTCTATTTTATCCAGCAGCCACATACCAAGActtatttatttctgcagtAGTCGTGGATTTTAGGGAAGAGGAGTTTTTTTCTTGTGAGTATGTAAAAACTGTCAGGTTCATAAGTGGAGTTTGGCTCCTTCAATCATGAAAGGTTGGATGCTGGCTAGCAATAGCGATGTGGTTGGGGGCAGCTACTGGTCACACGTCAGTTCTTAAGGATGCTAGCTTTTCCAAGCTGAATCTTGCATGTGTCCCAAATCGTGTGATCGTGGTGTTCCAGCTAatgccgcgcgcgcgcgccgcatTGAAGTCGAAAGGGAAACGGCAACGGGTGCACGCACAGCTCTTGCGTTGGAGAGACCATCGTATCCGGTGAGCATGTCAAACTGCAGGACACTTCCATGTGTTAGGCCTCTAGGTGCACCCATTCGGCGCCAAACGTCTTCCTGGCTGCTTGCGCTTGGTGAGCTAACCAAAAACCGCCTCCATGGACAGCTAACTCCATTGACCAGTAGCTCAACGGCCAACCAACCTCTTCACTCCTGCACTTGCATTGCCGCCGTCTCCTCCTATAAAAACACCCCTCCTGCAACCCTCACTTCGCACCACGCAAAACACATTCCGACGATCCAACACAGAACATAAAGCTATCAGCAGCATCAGCTCGCTAGCTCGACCAGATGGCTTCGTCCCTGACCgtgtcgacgacgacggcgaccggggcggcggccggcaccgCCGCGGCCAACAAGCAGCGCGAGGGCGCGGAGGTCATCACAGGCGCGGAGGCGTGCTTCGCGCACTCCAAGGAGATGCTCAAGGCGCTGGGGTTCCCGGGCGGGGTGATGCCGCTGCGGGGGCTGGAGGAGTGCGGGTGGGTGAAGGAGACCGGGTTCGTGTGGATGCGGCAGAAGGCGCCCTACGAGCACTACTTCCGGGGCACGGGCACCCGGGTGCGCTACGACGCCGAGGTCACCGCGTACGTGGAGGAGGGCCGGATGAAGCGCATGACGGGGGTGCGCAGCAAGCAGGTCCTGCTCTGGGTGCCCATCGTCGAGATGAGCCTCGACGGCGAGAAGCGCGACAAGATCTACTTCAAGTCCAACGTCGGGATCGGCCGATCGTTCCCCGCCTCCGCGttcgccgacgaggaggagaaggaagagaagaaggaggagggcggcgacaAGCCCGCCGGTgccgacgaggagaagaagggggaGGTGGGCGGCGACAAGCCCGCTGATGCCGACGCCGCCACCAAGTGAGAGCGCGGGGCGTACGCACCCGTGCGGGTGTTGTGACGCACGCGCGGGGCGTGCGCGATCACGCGTGAAGATGCATGTATCTTTCTATGCGAGTTTGTTGTTTGCGTCATTCTCTATATTCGCCAATGTTTAATTATCTGGTTGATATATAAATGAAGAACAATAATTGCATTGAGAAATTCTGATGTGACACCAAAAAGGGATGTTAGGCGTGCATGGGTGGCGCCCGCAGGAGAGTAGTTGAGCAACCAGCCAGTGACGATCCAAAGCGTAAGGGTGAAATTAAGCGTAAGATTTGCGTATATGTAATGCAGACATTTACATATAGGCAAAAATGTACATCTAGCTCTATGGACATTTTTAAAACAACTAAGACGATATATCTTGATATTGGCGATTGGCGAGGTCACAACAAGAATCTCAATatcaacaaagaaaaaaaacatcggTAATGTTGTGGAGTGGGCGTCCGGACACGCAGCTCTCCCGGACGGTTACGTGGCCTATTCTCGTCCAAGTATCTCTCAATCC encodes the following:
- the LOC101758500 gene encoding uncharacterized protein LOC101758500 is translated as MASSLTVSTTTATGAAAGTAAANKQREGAEVITGAEACFAHSKEMLKALGFPGGVMPLRGLEECGWVKETGFVWMRQKAPYEHYFRGTGTRVRYDAEVTAYVEEGRMKRMTGVRSKQVLLWVPIVEMSLDGEKRDKIYFKSNVGIGRSFPASAFADEEEKEEKKEEGGDKPAGADEEKKGEVGGDKPADADAATK